A genomic segment from Candidatus Zixiibacteriota bacterium encodes:
- a CDS encoding phosphomannomutase/phosphoglucomutase yields MSIDPTIFKAYDIRGTYPNQLSGEIAYKIGYALAGYLNPKTIAVGRDMRLSSDELFENLARGILDYGVDVIDLGKISTDGLYFAVGKFEYDGGVMITASHNPKQYNGFKICRKNAVPLSGQEGLGDILKAIQQADQNGKAPTRGNIIRRDIADDYAKHCLSFVDVSKIKPFKIALDAGNGMAGATLPPVLDQLPIETVRLFFDLDGSFPNHPASPIELENLVDLQKAIAENKADFGAAFDGDADRMFLVDKNGHQVGGDMVTALVAKSLLTKSPGEAILYNLICSKAVPELVERMGGTAIRTRVGHALIKPLMKKHNAIFGGEHSGHFYFRENWFADSGLIAFLVCLELLSVENRPLDEMIKEINPYFRSGEINSRVDSASEKIEQVSKAFPDGEQDRIDGLTVQYDDFWFNLRPSNTEPLLRLNVEANSKQLLDKKTKQLLDLIRS; encoded by the coding sequence ATGTCCATAGACCCGACCATCTTCAAAGCCTACGACATCCGAGGCACCTACCCCAACCAGCTAAGCGGCGAAATTGCCTACAAAATCGGCTACGCCCTGGCCGGATACCTAAACCCCAAAACCATCGCTGTCGGAAGAGACATGCGCCTGTCATCCGATGAACTCTTCGAAAACCTCGCCCGAGGCATTCTCGACTACGGCGTCGATGTGATCGATCTGGGCAAAATTTCCACCGATGGCCTCTATTTCGCGGTCGGAAAATTCGAGTACGATGGCGGCGTGATGATTACCGCCAGCCACAATCCCAAACAATATAACGGCTTCAAAATCTGCCGCAAAAACGCTGTGCCGCTGTCGGGGCAGGAAGGTCTCGGCGATATCCTCAAAGCTATCCAGCAGGCCGACCAGAACGGCAAAGCCCCCACCCGCGGCAATATCATCCGGCGCGACATCGCCGATGATTACGCCAAGCATTGTCTGTCGTTTGTCGATGTATCCAAAATCAAGCCGTTCAAGATTGCTCTCGATGCCGGCAATGGTATGGCGGGGGCAACCCTCCCGCCGGTGCTCGACCAGCTCCCCATAGAAACCGTGCGGCTGTTTTTCGACCTCGATGGCTCCTTCCCGAATCACCCGGCCTCACCAATAGAACTGGAAAACCTCGTCGACCTGCAAAAAGCCATCGCCGAAAACAAAGCCGACTTCGGCGCGGCGTTCGATGGTGATGCTGACCGGATGTTCCTCGTCGACAAAAACGGTCATCAGGTCGGCGGCGACATGGTCACCGCGTTAGTCGCCAAATCGCTGCTCACCAAATCGCCGGGGGAGGCCATCCTTTACAATCTGATTTGCTCCAAAGCCGTTCCGGAACTGGTCGAACGCATGGGCGGCACCGCCATCCGCACCCGCGTCGGCCACGCCCTCATCAAACCGCTCATGAAAAAGCACAACGCCATCTTCGGCGGGGAACACTCCGGCCATTTCTACTTCCGCGAAAACTGGTTTGCCGACTCCGGCCTCATCGCTTTCCTGGTCTGCCTGGAACTGCTCTCGGTCGAAAACCGCCCGCTCGATGAAATGATAAAAGAGATCAACCCCTACTTCCGCTCCGGCGAAATAAACAGCCGCGTCGACTCCGCCTCGGAAAAAATCGAGCAGGTCAGCAAGGCGTTTCCCGATGGTGAGCAGGATAGGATCGATGGCCTCACGGTTCAATACGATGATTTTTGGTTCAACCTGCGCCCGTCCAACACCGAGCCGCTCCTTCGACTCAATGTCGAAGCCAACAGCAAACAACTCCTCGACAAGAAAACCAAACAACTTCTGGATTTAATCAGGTCATAA
- a CDS encoding TIR domain-containing protein, with product MAKKRVFISFDYDHDLDLKNLLVGQSKNEDSPFEVYDLSIKEELSEDWKKKARTRIKGCDVVVVICGEHTDTASGVSAELKIAQEREVDVDYFLLWGRKDKTCKKPKAATAADKIYKWTWDNLQALIGGTR from the coding sequence ATGGCAAAGAAAAGAGTATTTATCAGTTTCGACTATGATCACGACCTAGACTTGAAGAACCTTTTGGTTGGCCAATCTAAGAATGAGGATTCCCCCTTTGAAGTATACGATTTATCAATAAAGGAAGAACTCTCAGAAGACTGGAAGAAGAAGGCTCGCACAAGGATAAAGGGATGCGACGTAGTTGTCGTCATCTGTGGCGAACATACTGACACGGCGTCCGGCGTCAGCGCGGAATTGAAGATAGCACAAGAAAGAGAAGTGGATGTCGACTATTTTCTCCTATGGGGACGTAAGGACAAGACCTGCAAGAAACCGAAAGCAGCGACCGCTGCGGACAAAATCTACAAGTGGACA